One Aphidius gifuensis isolate YNYX2018 linkage group LG3, ASM1490517v1, whole genome shotgun sequence DNA window includes the following coding sequences:
- the LOC122852663 gene encoding glucose-6-phosphate 1-epimerase-like isoform X1 translates to MAAATSVVVLDRGNNTTCTINLHGATVVSWRVNNQEQLFVSKQAVFDGKKAIRGGIPFVFPQFGAWTFGPGHGFARIMRWNVEKSPERLPSGDVEAIFSIMDNEFTRSMWNYPFRLTYRLILREKELHFNIGVYNPSKEHTFSFNLLLHTYFKVPDVRRCQITGLHGCTFIDKTRDNQIFQEGLDVVTVREWTDRIYQNTQPEHIITNVVSGRKMRVQKYNFPDTVIWNPWQDKARDIPDFGDDEFPNMICVESGHVSSPVILLPGTAFEASQILQVM, encoded by the exons ATGGCAGCGGCTACTAGCGTTGTCGTACTCGACAGGGGAAATAATACAACTTGCACGATTAATTTACACG gcGCCACAGTTGTGTCCTGGAGGGTGAACAATCAAGAACAGCTGTTTGTCAG taagcAAGCAGTATTTGACGGGAAGAAGGCCATTAGAGGTGGAATTCCATTTGTCTTTC CACAATTTGGAGCATGGACATTTGGACCTGGTCATGGATTTGCACGTATAATGCGTTGGAATGTTGAAAAATCACCAGAAAGATTACCAAGTGGTGATGTTGaagcaatattttcaataatggATAATGAATTTACACGTTCAATGTGGAATTATCCATTTCGTTTAACATATAGATTAATATTACGTGAAAAAgaattacattttaatattggAGTTTATAATCCAAGCAAAGAACATACAttcagttttaatttattattacacacGTACTTCAAGGTTCCAGATGTCAGAAGGTGTCAGATAACTGGTCTTCATGGCTGCACATTTATTGACAAg aCAAGAGATAACCAGATATTTCAAGAAGGTCTTGATGTTGTAACAGTACGTGAATGGACTGAtagaatttatcaaaatacacAACCAGAACATATTATAACAAATGTTGTATCAGGTAGAAAAATGCgtgtacaaaaatataattttcctgATACAGTTATATGGAATCCTTGGCAGGATAAAGCAAGAGATATACCTGATTttggtgatgatgaatttCCAAATATGATTTGTGTTGAATCTGGACATGTTAGTAGTCCAGTTATACTTTTACCAGGTACAGCTTTTGAAGCTAGTCAAATACTTCAg gTCATGTGA
- the LOC122852663 gene encoding glucose-6-phosphate 1-epimerase-like isoform X2 codes for MAAATSVVVLDRGNNTTCTINLHGATVVSWRVNNQEQLFVSKQAVFDGKKAIRGGIPFVFPWTFGPGHGFARIMRWNVEKSPERLPSGDVEAIFSIMDNEFTRSMWNYPFRLTYRLILREKELHFNIGVYNPSKEHTFSFNLLLHTYFKVPDVRRCQITGLHGCTFIDKTRDNQIFQEGLDVVTVREWTDRIYQNTQPEHIITNVVSGRKMRVQKYNFPDTVIWNPWQDKARDIPDFGDDEFPNMICVESGHVSSPVILLPGTAFEASQILQVM; via the exons ATGGCAGCGGCTACTAGCGTTGTCGTACTCGACAGGGGAAATAATACAACTTGCACGATTAATTTACACG gcGCCACAGTTGTGTCCTGGAGGGTGAACAATCAAGAACAGCTGTTTGTCAG taagcAAGCAGTATTTGACGGGAAGAAGGCCATTAGAGGTGGAATTCCATTTGTCTTTC CATGGACATTTGGACCTGGTCATGGATTTGCACGTATAATGCGTTGGAATGTTGAAAAATCACCAGAAAGATTACCAAGTGGTGATGTTGaagcaatattttcaataatggATAATGAATTTACACGTTCAATGTGGAATTATCCATTTCGTTTAACATATAGATTAATATTACGTGAAAAAgaattacattttaatattggAGTTTATAATCCAAGCAAAGAACATACAttcagttttaatttattattacacacGTACTTCAAGGTTCCAGATGTCAGAAGGTGTCAGATAACTGGTCTTCATGGCTGCACATTTATTGACAAg aCAAGAGATAACCAGATATTTCAAGAAGGTCTTGATGTTGTAACAGTACGTGAATGGACTGAtagaatttatcaaaatacacAACCAGAACATATTATAACAAATGTTGTATCAGGTAGAAAAATGCgtgtacaaaaatataattttcctgATACAGTTATATGGAATCCTTGGCAGGATAAAGCAAGAGATATACCTGATTttggtgatgatgaatttCCAAATATGATTTGTGTTGAATCTGGACATGTTAGTAGTCCAGTTATACTTTTACCAGGTACAGCTTTTGAAGCTAGTCAAATACTTCAg gTCATGTGA